From the genome of Triticum aestivum cultivar Chinese Spring chromosome 3B, IWGSC CS RefSeq v2.1, whole genome shotgun sequence, one region includes:
- the LOC123066781 gene encoding protein RGF1 INDUCIBLE TRANSCRIPTION FACTOR 1: MKGGTVPTWLELLLATQFFAICTNHLSSTRNECNLFCIDCEESKAALCYYCRSHHHSTHRVIQIRRSSYHDVVRVAELKDVLDISDVQTYVINSATVVFLNERPQQRGCGVSVVKASSSSYNCESCNRALLDPFRFCSLGCNLKAIKEDMRTSIPTRDIIDYTRKDDDTDCSNTSGNTGNNEESCSDADYCNEKPSPPRVIRHRRKGIPERAPFY; this comes from the exons ATGAAGGGGGGGACGGTGCCTACATGGCTAGAGCTACTGCTCGCAACACAGTTCTTTGCAATATGCACCAACCATCTCTCCTCTACTCGCAATGAGTGTAACCTGTTTTGCATAGATTGCGAGGAATCAAAGGCTGCCTTATGCTATTATTGCCGTTCACACCATCATTCCACCCATCGAGTAATCCAG ATAAGGCGGTCATCATACCATGATGTGGTCAGGGTTGCCGAGTTAAAAGATGTACTTGATATCAGTGATGTACAAACATATGTGATCAACAGTGCAACGGTTGTATTTCTTAATGAGCGCCCACAACAACGTGGTTGTGGTGTTTCTGTGGTcaaggcatcatcatcatcatacaaTTGTGAGAGTTGCAATCGTGCTCTTCTTGACCCATTCCGCTTCTGCTCCCTGGGTTGCAAC CTTAAAGCAATCAAAGAGGATATGAGGACGAGCATTCCAACTAGAGATATTATTGACTATACAAGGAAGGATGATGATACAGATTGCAGTAACACAAGTGGAAATACTGGAAACAATGAAGAGAGTTGCAGCGATGCAGATTATTGCAACGAAAAACCATCTCCACCAAGGGTTATTCGTCACCGCCGAAAGGGGATCCCTGAGCGTGCACCTTTTTATTGA
- the LOC123072590 gene encoding RRP12-like protein, whose product MKRKQSAAAAAAAEVDADEPSQAPLPLDDYSGDVCAALTARYGRSASAQHRHLLATAAAIGSILTDDGHPLTAESYLPAVVSALRAAGPSDPAAAAALASLLVILIPHISSLPPASASEPASSLAAFLASPDASKLPTGTVRSVVKSLGQLALHLDAAADWGAVAAPLEALLAASVDQRAKVRRCAQESVEKLFPYLERSGCAKKASGAAIDLFEKHILSVRSLAKLDSDASEAKETEAVHMLGAVAVLVPYLSKKARKTVFSGAYRLLKPRFSPLTRHVLRLMEALLEHLKAENIELELEKLISLVLAYLPYDEKKPDDTIIAALQLMRNCLGKLAGRPKLWTKVLPSAFEAVSGYLILDSKCSEDVAELLIECICSHVDQSIFVTNESGCDAEDSSDGAAIKSICLSINKKLRKCASPPQNVLKIVLAMFLKLGGSSYVFMKDILLTLSRLGSKIHKEPHLKNVEECIGAAIVAMGPDKIHSLLPISFEEAWFTCSNMWIVPILNKYVYGASLQHFLEYIVPLAKSLQEASSRAKKARKCKELQGWSDQLWNLLPAFCRCPSDVDQNFGSLSKLLLEMLKSDRCLYKSASKGLQQLIDGTRRLSSSDEDVEVPAEVSALFSSKTSNLSCVSLQRCSKKDARKSMKVLASHSVDLLCTFADDFLESSEKRAHLKDALRSLAQISGSANICNLFLSLLTKCGLEDTPSTPENLECEANEVDGKGEENTDSTAEINHKRSLLMELISTLAEAADEDVLDLFFGFIKSSLLDSIKSCESKALFALSTILKEHHEYSLAQLDEIMMLLHGIKPDSNNAVLEGQLVCYKYLLVHMIKVNEESTSKKAFLILNELILALKSKKESRRLAYDVLLAISTSLRSSELNNGDSDLQRLFTMVMGYLSSPSPHIVSGAIAALSLLIYTDADFCVEVPNLIPSVLVLLQNKAIEVIKASLGFVKVLVTSLQSEKLLGLQADIMTGILPMSSVTKHHFKGKVILIVEILIRKCGFDAIDLVTPEKYKEFVRSVEEGRKGNNNNPVDGAPSEAKDPEHHAPKRGKWADSNAESGQEEAPAGKKEFFVKGARKPHFRGGRGRGRGRGQQHGRASGDRGGFGSRSEAQSGDGWSSRGGRPRGRGTRPGNGGFNRARGRGGGNGMGGPASHSPGFKKPRTAAAAS is encoded by the exons ATGAAGCGGAAgcagagcgccgccgccgccgccgccgccgaagtcgACGCCGACGAGCCCTCCCAGGCCCCGCTGCCCCTCGACGACTACTCGGGCGACGTCTGCGCCGCGCTCACCGCGCGCTACGGCCGCTCCGCCTCCGCGCAGCACCGCCACctcctcgccaccgccgccgccatcggcTCCATCCTCACCGACGACGGGCATCCCCTCACCGCCGAGTCCTACCTCCCCGCCGTCGTCTCCGCGCTCCGGGCCGCCGGCCCctcggaccccgccgccgccgccgccctcgcgtcCCTCCTCGTCATCCTCATCCCCCACATCTCCTCCCTGCCGCCGGCCTCCGCCTCGGAGCCCGCCTCCTCGCTCGCCGCCTTCCTCGCCTCCCCTGACGCCTCCAAGCTCCCCACCGGCACCGTCCGCTCGGTGGTCAAGTCGCTCGGCCAGTTGGCCCTCCATCTCGACGCCGCAGCCGATTGGGGCGCTGTCGCCGCGCCTCTGGAGGCTCTCCTCGCTGCCTCGGTGGATCAGCGGGCCAAG GTCCGAAGATGCGCGCAGGAGAGTGTGGAGAAGCTATTTCCTTACTTGGAGCGTTCCGGTTGTGCGAAGAAAGCTAGCGGCGCTGCAATTGACTTGTTTGAGAAACACATTTTGTCGGTGAGAAGTCTTGCCAAGTTGGATTCAGACGCTTCCGAGGCTAAGGAGACGGAAGCGGTTCATATGCTAGGCGCGGTGGCAGTTTTAGTTCCATATCTATCTAAGAAGGCAAGGAAGACGGTTTTCTCGGGTGCTTATCGGCTATTGAAACCCCGTTTTAGCCCACTCACAAGGCATGTCCTCAGGCTTATGGAGGCCTTGTTGGAGCATCTTAAGGCTGAGAATATTGAGTTGGAGTTGGAGAAGCTCATCTCCTTAGTGTTGGCTTACCTGCCTTACGATGAGAAGAAGCCTGATGATACCATCATCGCAGCATTACAGCTGATGAGAAATTGTTTAGGGAAACTGGCTGGTCGCCCAAAATTGTGGACAAAGGTTCTTCCGTCTGCATTCGAGGCAGTTTCAG GATACCTAATTCTGGACAGTAAATGTTCTGAAGATGTAGCGGAACTGTTAATAGAGTGCATCTGTTCTCATGTCGACCAAAGTATTTTTGTGACTAATGAGTCAGGGTGTGATGCTGAGGATTCGAGTGATGGGGCTGCCATCAAATCAATCTGTTTGTCTATCAACAAAAAACTTAGAAAGTGTGCTTCTCCTCCTCAAAATGTGTTAAAAATTGTCCTGGCTATGTTTCTCAAACTCG GGGGGAGTTCTTATGTCTTTATGAAAGATATCCTACTAACTTTGTCACGGCTTGGCTCGAAAATACACAAAGAACCACACCTGAAGAAT GTTGAGGAGTGCATTGGGGCAGCAATAGTTGCTATGGGGCCTGATAAAATTCATTCTCTACTTCCAATATCTTTTGAGGAGGCTTGGTTTACATGCTCAAATATGTGGATTGTACCCATTTTAAACAAGTATGTTTATGGGGCCTCACTGCAACACTTTTTAGAGTACATTGTACCGCTAGCAAAATCGTTACAAGAGGCTTCAAGCAGGG CCAAAAAAGCACGGAAATGTAAGGAATTGCAAGGTTGGAGTGATCAATTGTGGAATTTGCTTCCTGCCTTCTGCCGCTGTCCGTCTGATGTAGATCAGAACTTTGGTTCCTTGTCCAAACTGCTGCTAGAGATGCTGAAGTCTGATCGGTGTCTCTACAAATCCGCTAGTAAAGGCCTGCAG CAACTTATAGATGGAACTAGAAGATTAAGCAGCAGTGATGAAGATGTAGAAGTCCCTGCAGAAGTTTCAGCCTTGTTCTCCTCAAAGACTAGTAACTTAAGCTGTGTAAGCTTACAACGGTGCTCTAAAAAAGATGCTCGTAAAAGCATGAAAGTCTTGGCATCACATTCTGTGGATCTTCTTTGCACTTTTGCAGATGATTTCCTTGAATCATCAGAAAAGCGTGCTCATTTAAAG GATGCGCTGAGATCCCTGGCTCAAATTTCTGGTAGCGCAAACATCTGTAACCTTTTTCTTTCACTACTTACAAAATGTGGTTTGGAAGATACTCCATCGACACCAGAGAATCTAGAATGTGAAGCAAATGAGGTAGATGGAAAAGGCGAAGAGAATACTGATTCAACAGCGGAGATAAATCATAAGAG GTCTCTACTGATGGAACTCATTTCAACACTAGCTGAAGCTGCCGATGAGGATGTGCTTGATTTGTTTTTTGGATTCATCAAATCTTCTTTACTG GATAGCATCAAGTCATGTGAGAGCAAAGCTCTCTTCGCATTAAGCACAATTTTGAAG GAACACCATGAATATTCGTTAGCCCAGTTGGATGAAATAATGATGCTTCTTCATGGAATAAAGCCAGATTCTAACAATGCAGTTTTAGAAGGTCAATTAGTATGCTACAAGTATCTGTTGGTTCACATGATTAAG GTTAATGAAGAGAGCACAAGCAAGAAGGCATTCTTGATTCTAAATGAGTTAATACTTGCATTGAAG TCTAAGAAGGAAAGTAGAAGACTAGCATACGATGTACTCCTGGCTATTAGTACTAGCTTGAGGAGTTCTGAATTGAATAACGGAGATTCAGATCTTCAACGGCTATTCACAATG GTGATGGGATATCTTTCTAGTCCGTCTCCTCACATAGTGAGCGGAGCAATAGCTGCACTATCATTGCTTATATACACTGATGCTGATTTCTGCGTGGAAGTTCCAAATTTGATACCGTCAGTCCTAGTTCTGCTGCAAAATAAAGCTATTGAAGTGATTAAG GCATCTCTGGGGTTTGTTAAGGTGTTGGTAACATCTTTGCAATCAGAAAAACTGTTGGGTTTGCAAGCAGATATCATGACTGGCATATTACCAATGTCATCTGTTACAAAGCACCATTTCAAAGGGAAG GTTATACTAATAGTGGAAATATTGATCAGAAAATGTGGATTTGATGCCATTGACTTGGTTACACCTGAAAAGTACAAGGAGTTCGTTAGAAGTGTTGAAGAG GGCCGCAAGGGGAATAATAATAATCCAGTAGATGGTGCACCGTCCGAGGCGAAAGATCCCGAGCATCATGCTCCAAAGAG AGGAAAATGGGCCGATTCCAACGCCGAGTCTGGGCAAGAGGAAGCGCCGGCCGGGAAGAAGGAATTCTTCGTCAAAGGGGCGAGGAAGCCTCACTTCCGGGGCGgcagaggcagaggcagaggcagaggcCAGCAGCACGGCAGAGCGTCAGGCGACAGAGGTGGTTTCGGATCCAGATCCGAAGCGCAGTCAGGAGACGGCTGGAGCAGCAGAGGCGGCAGGCCACGGGGCCGCGGCACGAGGCCGGGGAACGGCGGGTTCAACAGGGCGCGAGGCCGCGGCGGCGGGAATGGGATGGGGGGGCCGGCCAGCCACTCCCCTGGATTCAAGAAGCCCAGAACCGCGGCGGCGGCGTCATGA
- the LOC123072591 gene encoding cyclin-dependent kinase C-2: MAVAAPGQLNLDEFPSWGSRGVDCFEKLEQIGEGTYGQVYMAKETETNEIVALKKIRMDNEREGFPITAIREIKILKKLHHQNVIQLKEIVTSPGPDRDEQGKPIDGNKYKGSIYMVFEYMDHDLTGLADRPGMRFTVPQIKCYMKQLLTGLHYCHVNQVLHRDIKGSNLLIDNEGNLKLADFGLARSFSSDHNGNLTNRVITLWYRPPELLLGSTRYGPAVDMWSVGCIFAELLNGKPILPGKNEPEQLTKIFELCGTPDELIWPGVTKMPWYNNFKPPRVLKRKVKDAFKHFDRHALDLLERMLTLDPSQRIPAKEALDAEYFWTDPLPCDPKSLPSYEASHEFQTKKKRQQQRQAEEAAKRQKINHPPPHSRLPPIQHPGQSHQIRPGHAPPVAGGSSHYAKPRGPGGPNRYPQGGNQGAGYNNPNRGGQGSGYGSAPYPQQGRGPPPFPAAGAPRGGAGSGYGVGGPNYPPGGPPYGTSGPGRGGPNYPQGGSRNQQQYGSWQ, translated from the exons ATGGCGGTGGCGGCGCCGGGGCAGCTGAACCTCGACGAGTTCCCCTCCTGGGGCTCCCGCGGCGTCGACTGCTTCGAGAAGCTCGAGCAGATCGGCGAGGGCACCTACGG GCAGGTGTACATGGCCAAGGAGACGGAGACCAACGAGATCGTCGCGCTCAAGAAGATCCGCATGGACAACGAGCGCGAGGGC TTCCCCATCACGGCGATCCGCGAGATCAAGATCCTCAAGAAGCTCCACCACCAGAACGTCATCCAGCTCAAGGAGATCGTCACCTCCCCAG GCCCGGACCGAGACGAGCAAGGGAAGCCAA TCGACGGCAACAAGTACAAGGGGAGCATCTACATGGTCTTCGAGTACATGGACCACGACCTCACCGGACTCGCCGACAGGCCCGGGATGCGCTTCACCGTGCCGCAGATCAAG TGCTACATGAAGCAGCTGCTCACAGGCCTGCACTACTGCCACGTCAATCAGGTGCTGCATCGAGATATCAAAG GTTCTAACCTTTTGATAGACAATGAGGGTAACCTCAAGCTGGCTGATTTTGGGCTTGCGAGGTCGTTCTCTAGTGATCACAATGGCAACCTGACTAACCGTGTCATCACCTTATGGTATAG ACCTCCAGAACTGCTTCTCGGAAGCACAAGGTATGGTCCAGCTGTTGACATGTGGTCTGTGGGTTGTATTTTTGCTGAGCTTCTCAATGGAAAGCCAATCCTGCCAGGGAAGAATGAG CCGGAGCAGCTGACCAAAATTTTCGAGCTTTGTGGCACCCCTGACGAGTTAATCTGGCCTGGTGTCACTAAGATGCCGTGGTACAACAACTTCAAGCCTCCCAGAGTATTGAAGAGAAAAGTTAAAGATGCCTTTAAACA TTTTGACCGGCATGCTCTGGACCTGTTGGAGAGGATGTTAACTTTAGATCCATCACAG AGGATACCAGCGAAGGAGGCACTTGATGCAGAGTATTTCTGGACTGATCCCTTGCCATGTGACCCGAAAAG TTTGCCATCGTATGAGGCATCACACGAATTCCAGACTAAGAAAAAACGTCAGCAGCAGAGGCAAGCGGAGGAAGCTGCAAAGCGCCAAAAAATAAATCATCCTCCCCCACATTCTCGCTTGCCTCCGATCCAGCATCCAGGCCAATCACACCAGATCAGGCCTGGCCATGCGCCACCTGTGGCAGGTGGCTCGAGCCACTATGCGAAACCTCGGGGACCTGGAGGGCCTAACAGGTACCCGCAGGGTGGGAACCAAGGCGCAGGCTATAATAACCCGAACCGCGGAGGGCAAGGCAGTGGCTATGGCAGCGCCCCGTATCCTCAGCAAGGAAGAGGACCTCCTCCGTTCCCTGCAGCAGGTGCTCCACGCGGTGGTGCCGGCAGTGGCTATGGAGTCGGTGGCCCAAATTACCCACCAGGCGGTCCGCCGTATGGCACGTCTGGTCCAGGCCGAGGAGGCCCCAACTATCCTCAAGGCGGTTCTCGCAATCAGCAGCAGTATGGTAGCTGGCAATAA
- the LOC123072592 gene encoding cell division protein FtsY homolog, chloroplastic gives MTSASAPSRALPFLSPLSAAPRGPSGRLRCAAAAGQAGFFTRLGRLIKEKAKSDVDKLFSGFSKTRETLSVVDELLTYWNLADTDRVLDDLEEALLVSDFGPKISFRIVDALRDQIRDGKLKSGTEIKASLKRCILELLTTKGSKTELQLGFRKPAVIMIVGVNGGGKTTSLGKLAYRFKNEGAKVLMAAGDTFRAAARDQLEIWAERTGSEIVIDNDKKAQAPSVLSQAVKRGKREGFDIVLCDTSGRLHTNYGLMEELVSCKKVIAKALPGAPNEILLVLDGTTGLNMLQQAKEFNDVVGITGFILTKLDGTARGGCVVSVVDELGIPVKFVGVGEGVEDLQPFDAEAFVEAIFP, from the exons ATGACGTCGGCGTCGGCGCCCTCCCGCGCGCTCCCATTCCTCTCGCCGCTGTCCGCCGCCCCGCGCGGCCCCTCCGGCCGGCTCCGCTGCGCGGCGGCCGCCGGGCAGGCCGGCTTCTTCACCCGCCTCGGCCGGCTCATCAAGGAGAAGGCCAAGAGCGACGTCGACAAGCTCTTCTCCGGCTTCTCCAAGACCCGCGAGACCCTCTCCGTCGTCGACGAGCTGCTCACCTACTGGAACCTCGCCGACACCGACCGCGTCCTCGACGACCTCGAGGAG GCGCTGTTGGTGTCGGACTTCGGGCCCAAGATCTCGTTCCGGATCGTCGACGCCCTCCGCGACCAGATCCGCGACGGCAAGCTCAAGTCCGGGACCGAGATAAAG GCGTCGCTGAAGAGATGCATCCTCGAGCTGCTCACGACCAAGGGCAGCAAGACCGAGCTGCAGCTCGGCTTCAG GAAGCCGGCGGTTATCATGATCGTGGGAGTGAACGGAGGCGGCAAGACGACATCGCTAG GAAAacttgcctacagatttaagaatGAAGGAGCGAAG GTATTGATGGCGGCAGGTGATACCTTCCGAGCAGCAGCTCGTGACCAGCTAGAAATTTGGGCTGAGAGGACTGGCTCAGAGATTGTTATCGATAACGATAAGAAGGCGCAGGCTCCATCAG TTCTTTCGCAGGCAGTAAAGCGTGGGAAGCGTGAAGGATTTGATATTGTTCTATGTGATACGTCAGGAC GACTTCATACAAATTACGGTCTCATGGAAGAGTTGGTTTCTTGCAAGAAAGTCATAGCTAAAGCCCTGCCTGGTGCTCCTAAT GAGATCTTGCTGGTTCTGGATGGCACAACTGGATTAAATATGCTACAGCAAGCGAAGGAGTTCAACGAT GTTGTTGGGATCACAGGATTCATCCTGACGAAGTTAGACGGGACTGCTCGTGGTGGCTGCGTG GTGAGCGTCGTGGACGAACTTGGAATTCCAGTCAAGTTTGTTGGCGTCGGCGAAGGGGTGGAAGATCTCCAACCTTTTGATGCAGAGGCATTTGTTGAAGCCATTTTCCCATAA